In one Buteo buteo chromosome 10, bButBut1.hap1.1, whole genome shotgun sequence genomic region, the following are encoded:
- the RGS16 gene encoding regulator of G-protein signaling 16 isoform X1, whose protein sequence is MSCWMPGCPALSMCRGLAALPITCLERAKDLKTRLGILLHKPELGHRIGTSSKLQLGSRRRDSSREVLEWRESFDQLLKSKSGVTAFHTFLKTEFSEENLDFWLACEDFKKTRSKTKLASKANRIFEEFVQNEAPREVNIDHETREITRKNLSGATSACFNEAQAKTRTLMEKDSYPRFLKSASYQDMTKQATSCGMSKRSHT, encoded by the exons ATGAGTTGCTGGATGCCTGGGTGCCCAGCTCTCAGCATGTGCCGGGGCTTAGCTGCGCTCCCCATCACTTGCCTGGAAAG aGCCAAGGATCTGAAGACCCGCTTAGGGATCCTGCTTCATAAACCAGAGCTGGGACACAGGATCGGGACTTCCAGcaagctgcagctgggctcCAGGCGGAG AGACTCCTCACGGGAGGTACTTGAATGGAGGGAGTCCTTCGACCAGCTCctgaagagtaaaa gtgGGGTGACAGCCTTCCACACCTTCCTGAAGACGGAGTTCAGCGAGGAGAACCTTGACTTCTGGCTGGCGTGCGAGGACTTCAAAAAGACCCGGTCGAAAACCAAGCTGGCCTCCAAGGCAAACAGGATCTTCGAGGAGTTTGTCCAAAATGAGGCGCCCAGGGAG GTGAATATCGACCACGAAACCAGGGAGATCACCCGTAAGAACCTCTCGGGTGCCACCTCCGCTTGCTTCAACGAAGCCCAGGCCAAGACCCGCACTTTGATGGAGAAGGACTCCTACCCCCGGTTCCTGAAGTCCGCCTCCTACCAGGACATGACCAAGCAGGCCACCAGCTGTGGCATGAGCAAGCGGTCGCATACCTGA
- the RGS16 gene encoding regulator of G-protein signaling 16 isoform X2, which yields MGAKDLKTRLGILLHKPELGHRIGTSSKLQLGSRRRDSSREVLEWRESFDQLLKSKSGVTAFHTFLKTEFSEENLDFWLACEDFKKTRSKTKLASKANRIFEEFVQNEAPREVNIDHETREITRKNLSGATSACFNEAQAKTRTLMEKDSYPRFLKSASYQDMTKQATSCGMSKRSHT from the exons ATGGG aGCCAAGGATCTGAAGACCCGCTTAGGGATCCTGCTTCATAAACCAGAGCTGGGACACAGGATCGGGACTTCCAGcaagctgcagctgggctcCAGGCGGAG AGACTCCTCACGGGAGGTACTTGAATGGAGGGAGTCCTTCGACCAGCTCctgaagagtaaaa gtgGGGTGACAGCCTTCCACACCTTCCTGAAGACGGAGTTCAGCGAGGAGAACCTTGACTTCTGGCTGGCGTGCGAGGACTTCAAAAAGACCCGGTCGAAAACCAAGCTGGCCTCCAAGGCAAACAGGATCTTCGAGGAGTTTGTCCAAAATGAGGCGCCCAGGGAG GTGAATATCGACCACGAAACCAGGGAGATCACCCGTAAGAACCTCTCGGGTGCCACCTCCGCTTGCTTCAACGAAGCCCAGGCCAAGACCCGCACTTTGATGGAGAAGGACTCCTACCCCCGGTTCCTGAAGTCCGCCTCCTACCAGGACATGACCAAGCAGGCCACCAGCTGTGGCATGAGCAAGCGGTCGCATACCTGA